In one Chitinophaga sancti genomic region, the following are encoded:
- a CDS encoding carboxypeptidase-like regulatory domain-containing protein has translation MSACRRKWNCLLLLIGMLLLLSTSLTTTAANLNAGPGPGREDDDDFDYEEISVTFVVKDMGGIELPALIHNDTVYLPVSTLFNYLKIRNIPSEGLDSISGFFINQDSVYLIDRAHKLIHYNNQTYHLQNQSLVRVADELYLRADIYGQVFGLTCKFNFRNLAINMEPKVELPAVRELRQELMRQNIGKLKGNMIADTTVTRSYPLFHFGMADWAIIATQRQPGNSDTRLNLSLGGILAGGEAIVSLNYNNFSKQYRTTISHDSDYIRPLDERQQFYRWRYANNDHAALRQVIAGKIYAQSVASIFSPLVGLTLTNTPTGIRRAYGTYTLSNFTEPNWTVELYVNGALVDYTKADPAGFFTFQVPLVYGNTQVTLRYYGPWGEERDKDENIIVPFNFLPYHEFEYSASGGMVQDTSHSQFAHIQGNYGLTRQITIGGGFEYLSSVRTGRYMPFANISMLIAKGFLFTADYTYNVRGRGILSYRHRSGLELEADYIRYKEGQKAINFNYREEHRLIVSRPVKFRNMAAYTRLTLDHILLPGNINYTTAEWMISGAIKRVGTNLTTYGIFLGNTHKYIYSNLALTFRLPSDIVFMPQVQYSYTYNKPGYYRAELGKYLSGRGYINFTYEQNNESHVTNIGVGLRWDFRGVQTALNAWRGGGVNTFVESARGSFIYDHPTRYANFNNRVNVGTGGVTLVPFLDLNNNGQRDQGEPKVEGVKISVQYGNVIYSKRDSIIMVTSLEPFVNYLVKIDPNSLPNIAWRIKEQTYSIAIDPNKLKMVEIPVYIVGEISGRVYMDKAPQGRVVVIIRDMKGAMVARALTENDGTYDYIGLPPGDYTASIDQGQLKKIRKKAAPGSLSFTIRPVKDGDVVEKLDFHIE, from the coding sequence ATGTCTGCTTGCAGACGTAAGTGGAATTGTTTGCTGTTACTTATCGGGATGCTCCTGCTATTATCTACATCTTTAACCACCACTGCTGCCAACCTGAACGCCGGGCCGGGGCCGGGCCGCGAAGACGACGACGATTTCGACTACGAAGAGATCTCCGTCACCTTTGTCGTAAAAGACATGGGCGGCATCGAATTGCCCGCACTCATCCACAACGATACGGTTTACCTTCCTGTATCCACCCTTTTCAATTACCTCAAAATCCGTAATATCCCCTCCGAAGGACTGGACTCCATCTCCGGATTCTTCATCAACCAGGATTCTGTCTACCTCATTGACCGTGCCCATAAACTCATCCATTATAATAACCAAACCTACCACCTCCAAAACCAAAGCCTCGTCAGGGTCGCCGATGAACTATACCTCCGCGCTGATATCTATGGACAGGTATTTGGTCTGACCTGTAAATTCAACTTCAGGAATCTCGCCATCAACATGGAACCCAAAGTAGAATTGCCCGCCGTAAGGGAACTACGACAGGAACTCATGCGGCAAAACATCGGAAAACTCAAAGGCAATATGATCGCCGATACAACCGTTACCCGCAGTTATCCCCTCTTCCATTTCGGCATGGCCGATTGGGCGATCATTGCTACTCAAAGACAACCCGGCAACTCCGATACCCGGCTCAATCTTTCATTGGGGGGTATTCTCGCCGGTGGTGAGGCGATCGTTTCGCTGAACTATAATAATTTCTCAAAACAATACAGAACGACCATCTCGCATGACAGCGATTATATCCGCCCCCTGGATGAACGTCAGCAATTCTACCGCTGGCGATATGCGAATAATGACCACGCCGCCCTTAGACAGGTGATTGCAGGAAAGATCTACGCTCAATCAGTGGCATCAATTTTCTCCCCCCTCGTCGGGCTTACTTTAACGAATACGCCTACAGGGATCCGTCGCGCTTATGGTACCTATACGCTCAGTAATTTCACCGAGCCTAACTGGACAGTAGAGTTGTACGTAAATGGTGCCTTAGTGGATTATACAAAGGCTGATCCGGCCGGGTTCTTCACATTCCAGGTGCCACTGGTGTATGGAAATACGCAGGTAACGCTTCGCTACTATGGCCCCTGGGGCGAAGAAAGAGATAAAGATGAGAACATCATTGTTCCATTCAATTTTCTCCCCTACCATGAATTCGAATATTCCGCCAGTGGGGGAATGGTGCAGGATACATCGCATAGTCAGTTTGCACATATCCAGGGGAATTATGGTTTGACAAGACAGATTACCATCGGCGGAGGCTTTGAATATCTTTCTTCCGTGCGTACAGGCAGATACATGCCTTTTGCCAATATATCCATGCTGATTGCAAAAGGGTTCCTGTTCACCGCGGATTATACCTACAATGTGCGGGGAAGAGGGATCCTCAGCTACCGTCACCGTTCGGGTTTGGAACTGGAGGCTGATTATATCAGGTACAAAGAAGGTCAGAAGGCTATCAATTTCAATTACCGGGAAGAACATCGGTTGATAGTTTCCAGGCCTGTTAAATTCAGGAATATGGCAGCATATACGCGATTGACACTGGACCATATCCTTTTACCAGGGAATATCAATTATACAACGGCAGAATGGATGATATCCGGGGCGATTAAAAGAGTAGGTACGAACCTGACAACTTACGGGATCTTTCTGGGAAATACGCATAAATACATTTACAGTAACCTGGCTTTGACTTTCCGGCTACCGTCGGATATTGTTTTTATGCCACAGGTGCAGTATAGTTATACTTACAATAAACCGGGTTATTACAGGGCGGAGTTAGGGAAATACCTTTCAGGCAGAGGCTATATCAACTTCACATATGAGCAGAATAATGAAAGTCATGTGACGAATATCGGAGTTGGGCTGAGATGGGATTTCAGAGGGGTGCAGACGGCGCTGAATGCATGGCGGGGAGGCGGTGTCAATACTTTTGTAGAATCTGCGAGAGGTAGTTTTATTTATGACCATCCTACCAGGTATGCAAATTTTAATAACAGGGTGAATGTAGGAACGGGTGGAGTGACCCTGGTGCCTTTCCTGGATTTGAACAATAATGGACAAAGGGATCAGGGAGAACCGAAGGTGGAAGGTGTGAAGATTAGCGTGCAATATGGAAACGTGATTTATAGTAAGCGGGATTCTATAATTATGGTGACTAGCCTGGAGCCCTTTGTGAATTACCTGGTGAAGATAGATCCTAATAGTCTGCCGAATATTGCGTGGAGGATTAAGGAGCAGACGTATAGCATTGCCATTGACCCGAATAAGCTGAAGATGGTAGAGATACCGGTGTATATTGTGGGAGAGATCTCAGGAAGAGTGTATATGGATAAGGCGCCCCAGGGCCGGGTAGTGGTGATTATCAGGGATATGAAGGGGGCGATGGTGGCAAGGGCTTTGACAGAGAATGATGGCACCTATGATTATATTGGATTGCCACCAGGGGATTATACGGCAAGTATAGATCAGGGGCAGTTGAAGAAGATACGGAAGAAGGCGGCGCCGGGTAGTCTTTCATTTACAATAAGGCCGGTGAAGGATGGGGATGTAGTGGAGAAACTTGATTTTCATATTGAGTAA
- a CDS encoding ABC transporter permease codes for MNVINLIRIAFKALLRNKLRAFLTMLGIIIGVAAVIAMVAIGQGSKESIQSQLSSMGSNMITILPSSNVTGGARLGGTSVNTLTIGDVKAIRKQAENVSAVSPAANSNGQAINGALNWPTTIYGVSPSYLDIRKWSLKDGIPFSDEDVRASAKVCLLGQTVVSNLFPNGDNPIGKIIRFNNIPFQVIGVLEAKGQSSFGQDQDDAIIAPYTTVQKRILASIYFRTIYASAVSESASDAATNEITSILRKQHRLRNADEDDFQVRTMAELISALSSTSNLLTILLTAIAGISLVIGGIGIMNIMYVSVTERTREIGLRMSIGARGIDILMQFLIEAIMISITGGIIGVILGISSAKLITMFLSWPTLVSESSIVLSFLVCAATGVFFGYYPAQKASRLDPIEALRYE; via the coding sequence ATGAATGTAATAAACCTCATAAGGATTGCTTTCAAAGCCCTGCTTCGCAATAAGCTGCGCGCTTTTCTGACCATGCTGGGTATCATCATCGGCGTGGCGGCAGTGATAGCTATGGTGGCTATTGGGCAGGGGAGTAAGGAGAGCATTCAATCCCAGTTATCAAGTATGGGATCAAACATGATCACTATTTTGCCAAGCAGCAATGTAACCGGTGGCGCCAGGCTGGGAGGCACCTCTGTCAATACCCTTACGATTGGCGATGTAAAGGCTATCCGCAAACAGGCAGAAAACGTAAGCGCTGTTTCACCAGCTGCAAACAGTAACGGGCAGGCTATCAATGGCGCACTTAACTGGCCCACGACTATTTACGGCGTGAGCCCTTCTTACCTGGATATTCGCAAATGGTCATTGAAAGATGGCATTCCTTTTAGCGATGAAGATGTTCGGGCATCTGCTAAGGTTTGCCTGCTTGGCCAGACGGTAGTCTCTAATTTATTTCCCAATGGTGATAACCCAATCGGGAAAATCATCCGCTTTAACAATATCCCGTTCCAGGTAATAGGCGTGCTGGAAGCGAAAGGGCAAAGCTCCTTCGGCCAGGACCAGGATGATGCGATTATTGCGCCATATACAACGGTGCAAAAAAGAATATTAGCGTCCATTTATTTTCGTACCATCTATGCCTCTGCTGTAAGTGAAAGTGCTTCGGATGCCGCCACGAACGAGATCACCAGCATTCTTCGTAAGCAGCATCGTTTACGGAATGCTGATGAAGACGATTTCCAGGTACGTACAATGGCGGAACTGATCAGTGCATTGAGCTCTACCAGTAACCTGCTGACGATATTATTAACTGCGATCGCAGGAATTTCATTGGTGATTGGAGGGATCGGGATTATGAATATCATGTATGTATCTGTCACGGAGCGTACCAGGGAAATCGGATTGCGTATGTCAATTGGGGCAAGAGGGATAGATATATTGATGCAGTTTTTGATAGAAGCAATTATGATTAGTATTACCGGCGGGATTATTGGGGTAATACTAGGCATATCATCGGCGAAGCTGATAACAATGTTTTTGTCCTGGCCTACCCTGGTGTCAGAGTCTTCGATTGTGTTGTCTTTTTTGGTGTGTGCGGCGACAGGTGTGTTCTTTGGTTATTACCCGGCACAGAAGGCGTCAAGATTGGACCCTATTGAGGCCTTGCGGTATGAGTAG
- a CDS encoding DUF4402 domain-containing protein, translated as MKGFVYTILFISGLLVCRPAKGQQPPPRPISIFVNPAQGLRFGAFTLGTTGGTVAVASSGARTSTGDVVLLQLGYTFAPAIFEVDANPGTLIQIVNGPAAVLTGSNGGTLLLTIGSSSTGTPFIATATPPARTLVRIGGTLTVGNLLSNPAGQYSGTFNVTFIQE; from the coding sequence ATGAAAGGATTTGTATATACCATATTATTTATTTCCGGATTACTGGTCTGCCGGCCGGCAAAGGGGCAGCAGCCTCCACCAAGGCCAATTTCGATCTTTGTAAATCCTGCACAGGGTTTACGGTTCGGGGCATTTACTCTGGGCACTACTGGAGGAACGGTTGCTGTCGCTTCAAGTGGTGCAAGAACCAGTACCGGAGATGTGGTATTGTTACAACTTGGCTACACATTTGCCCCGGCGATTTTTGAGGTGGATGCGAATCCAGGCACATTGATCCAAATCGTAAATGGCCCAGCAGCTGTGTTGACGGGAAGTAATGGAGGAACCTTGCTGCTGACCATTGGTAGTTCAAGTACTGGTACACCTTTTATTGCTACCGCAACTCCGCCGGCAAGAACACTTGTTAGAATAGGTGGTACACTTACAGTAGGGAACCTGCTGAGCAATCCGGCGGGGCAGTATAGCGGAACGTTCAATGTGACTTTTATACAGGAATGA
- the yiaK gene encoding 3-dehydro-L-gulonate 2-dehydrogenase — MRVKYEELKDVFEEKLINLGFDTAKADIVAGIFADNSRDGVYYHGLNRFPVFAQLIKDGLVDPNATPEMVEKHGLIETWEGYNGAGMFNATVCMDRAIELAKQYGVGIVGIRNTNHWMRGGTYGWQAAQSGCIGICFTNAMGSMPPWGGTMPRLGNNPLVIAVPRTEHPIVLDMAMSQYSYGKMQEFELKQQQLPFEGGYDSNGELTRDPAEIRKTKRALPIGLWKGSGLALMLDVLLTALTGGRSVEQITASGKEFGVSQCFIAIHKPDLHESLITGILEYTKSESPGEISFPGENTFRTRLDNLREGVLVNEEMWEKVKGI, encoded by the coding sequence ATGCGGGTTAAATACGAAGAACTTAAGGATGTTTTCGAAGAGAAATTAATAAACCTCGGGTTTGACACTGCAAAAGCTGATATTGTTGCAGGTATCTTTGCCGATAATAGCCGTGATGGTGTATACTACCACGGACTAAACCGTTTCCCCGTATTTGCTCAGTTAATAAAGGATGGCCTGGTAGACCCCAACGCCACGCCTGAAATGGTAGAAAAACATGGCCTCATTGAAACCTGGGAAGGCTACAATGGCGCAGGCATGTTCAACGCTACTGTTTGCATGGACCGTGCGATAGAACTAGCTAAACAATATGGCGTTGGCATCGTCGGGATCCGCAATACCAATCACTGGATGCGTGGTGGTACCTACGGCTGGCAGGCAGCGCAATCAGGCTGTATCGGTATTTGTTTCACCAATGCAATGGGCAGTATGCCGCCATGGGGAGGTACAATGCCCCGTCTAGGTAATAATCCCCTGGTCATTGCAGTGCCCCGGACTGAACATCCAATTGTACTGGATATGGCGATGTCTCAGTATTCGTATGGCAAGATGCAGGAATTTGAACTGAAGCAACAGCAACTGCCATTTGAAGGAGGCTATGATAGCAATGGTGAACTGACCCGCGACCCAGCTGAAATAAGGAAGACCAAAAGAGCTTTGCCGATTGGTTTATGGAAAGGTTCCGGTCTGGCACTTATGCTGGATGTGTTGCTGACTGCATTGACAGGCGGACGTTCAGTGGAGCAGATCACAGCAAGTGGAAAAGAGTTTGGTGTGTCACAGTGTTTTATCGCGATCCATAAACCGGATCTGCATGAAAGTTTGATAACCGGGATTTTGGAATATACGAAATCAGAAAGTCCGGGAGAGATTAGTTTTCCGGGGGAGAATACGTTTAGAACAAGGTTGGATAATTTGCGGGAAGGGGTGTTGGTGAATGAGGAGATGTGGGAAAAGGTGAAGGGGATTTAA
- a CDS encoding efflux RND transporter periplasmic adaptor subunit → MNKKVLIIIVIIVAVLAVCFFFFRKKEKPVVVETEKPQYGHIYTSVTATGYLQPVDTVAVGTQVSGTLKYIYADFNSTVKKGQLIAELDKVLLQAEVDRNRGTLASAQSQLIYQEAQFKREKQLYDVGAVSKADYDNATYLYQAAKASVESARASLATAQRNLFFTEIYSPIDGVVLSRSVSVGQTVAASFSTPTLFILAKDITKMQVQANVDEADIGNVKDSQRVSFTVDAYLEDEFSGRVEEIRLKPTVSSNVVTYTTIISAPNEKMKLKPGMTATVTIYTAEKYHALLIPAKALMFKPDSVMAQKFTIVSIAPPATEKHKSSRPVTGGEQDTVRKQHADTSKVTVNFVWVKQGDTLLQKKVVIGLNDNTRAEVVSGLTEEDDVITAMTQELDSKGTKTAGSGGSPFMPQRRRR, encoded by the coding sequence ATGAATAAAAAGGTCCTTATAATTATAGTGATCATAGTGGCCGTATTAGCTGTATGTTTTTTCTTTTTCAGGAAAAAAGAAAAACCAGTGGTAGTAGAAACAGAGAAACCCCAATATGGTCATATTTATACGAGTGTCACTGCGACAGGATATTTACAGCCGGTGGATACGGTAGCGGTAGGTACACAGGTATCCGGTACACTGAAATACATTTATGCAGATTTTAACTCGACGGTAAAGAAAGGGCAGTTAATTGCAGAACTGGACAAGGTATTGTTGCAGGCAGAGGTAGACCGGAATAGGGGAACTCTGGCGAGTGCCCAGAGTCAGTTAATTTACCAGGAGGCGCAGTTTAAAAGAGAGAAACAATTGTACGATGTAGGCGCAGTGAGTAAGGCGGATTATGATAATGCAACCTACCTGTACCAGGCAGCCAAAGCAAGTGTGGAAAGTGCCCGTGCATCACTGGCTACCGCGCAAAGGAATTTGTTCTTTACAGAAATTTATTCACCGATAGATGGAGTCGTTTTAAGTCGTTCCGTAAGTGTGGGGCAAACAGTGGCCGCAAGTTTCAGCACGCCGACCTTATTTATTCTTGCAAAAGATATTACAAAGATGCAGGTGCAGGCTAACGTGGATGAAGCAGATATTGGAAATGTAAAAGATAGTCAGCGTGTATCTTTTACGGTGGATGCGTACCTGGAAGACGAGTTTTCCGGAAGGGTAGAGGAGATCCGTTTGAAACCTACAGTATCATCCAATGTAGTAACTTATACAACCATTATCAGTGCCCCCAATGAGAAGATGAAACTGAAGCCTGGTATGACGGCAACGGTAACGATATATACGGCAGAAAAATATCATGCATTGCTGATACCGGCAAAGGCGCTTATGTTTAAACCAGATTCAGTGATGGCTCAAAAGTTTACCATCGTGAGTATTGCACCTCCGGCAACAGAGAAACATAAATCATCCAGGCCGGTGACGGGAGGTGAGCAGGATACGGTAAGAAAGCAACATGCAGATACATCGAAGGTGACGGTAAATTTTGTGTGGGTGAAGCAGGGAGATACGCTGTTGCAGAAGAAGGTGGTGATTGGATTGAATGATAATACGCGGGCAGAAGTGGTATCTGGATTGACGGAAGAAGATGATGTGATTACGGCCATGACGCAGGAGCTGGACAGTAAAGGAACGAAGACAGCGGGATCTGGTGGTAGTCCGTTTATGCCACAGCGCAGGAGAAGGTAG
- a CDS encoding ABC transporter ATP-binding protein, which produces MDKKILEIQQIKREFRMGTEIVRALKGVTFDVFAGEFLTIMGSSGSGKTTLLNILGCLDKPTEGNYLLDGVNIGQLARNDLARLRNRKIGFVFQAYSLLPRTSALENVELPLLYNMEISHEERRKKAMRALEAVKLAERMDHTPSQLSGGQQQRVAIARALVNEPVMILADEATGNLDTRTSYEIMALMQELNREQGKTIVFVTHEPDIAAFSSRTVMLRDGKVVKDTRNENVRSAKEALATLPVSDDY; this is translated from the coding sequence ATGGACAAAAAGATATTAGAAATACAACAGATCAAAAGAGAATTCCGCATGGGTACGGAGATTGTACGTGCGCTGAAAGGCGTAACCTTCGACGTATTCGCAGGGGAATTTTTGACGATCATGGGGAGCAGTGGTTCTGGTAAAACGACCTTGCTAAATATCCTGGGTTGCCTGGACAAACCTACTGAAGGGAACTATCTCTTAGACGGGGTAAACATAGGGCAGCTTGCCAGGAATGACCTGGCTAGGTTACGAAATCGTAAAATTGGTTTTGTGTTTCAGGCATATAGCCTGTTACCGCGTACTTCTGCCCTGGAAAATGTAGAATTGCCCTTGCTTTATAATATGGAAATCAGCCATGAAGAGCGGCGGAAGAAAGCAATGCGTGCGCTGGAGGCAGTGAAACTGGCAGAGCGTATGGATCATACCCCCAGTCAGTTGTCTGGCGGGCAACAACAACGTGTGGCAATAGCGCGGGCCTTGGTCAATGAACCGGTGATGATATTGGCGGATGAGGCGACGGGGAACCTGGATACGCGAACGTCTTACGAGATCATGGCGCTGATGCAGGAGTTGAATAGAGAGCAGGGTAAGACGATTGTATTTGTGACCCATGAACCGGATATAGCAGCATTTAGTAGCCGGACGGTGATGTTGCGGGATGGGAAGGTGGTGAAGGATACGAGGAATGAAAATGTGCGGTCGGCAAAGGAGGCATTGGCAACCTTGCCGGTGTCGGATGATTATTAG